The window ATAGtcaaatacatattttttgatGAAAGTGTGCACAAAAAAACATAGTTTTTGATTAAACTTGTTTAAAAACACACAAACTTTTAATTATCAATTAATCTTTaattgaaagagaaaaaaagagcCACTGGGGGGAAATGACTCGGTAACCAATAAACCCTACGGAAAGGGAAGAGCCCAAGAATTTGCAGAACCTCCAAGAGAAGGATGAGAgagtaaacaaaacaaaatgactTCAAATCAAGAGTCGTGAACAAGTACAAAAAGGACCTGAAACACTTGATTCACCTTATTCCTCAACTCTTCTTCTACACcacagctctctctctctctcatatcCCTACACAGTTATTATGTTAGGTCATATATGTACATATGTATGTTGGATGCTAATATATAATCTATGATATAATCAAGCGGTCCCCGTGTCCCATGCCCCCAcgagttttgtttttgttggccAGCTGCTAATTTGGCATCGGCCAGAATAAAAACTCACTACTTTTGTATAAAGAGTTTCTTTACTTTCTTTGTAACCCCAAAACCCAAAGGCCAAAGGCattgtctctctctttctactTATTATTaatctctctcttctcccaGCTGCAAGAGATGAGTGGGGTCAATGTTGGAGGCGGTTACGTTGAGGTCATGTGTGGTTGTACTAGCCACCGGTACGGTGATGCCATTGCTAAACTTAGGGTTTTCCCCAACGGCAATCTCGAAATCACCTGTGAATGCACGCCCGGCTGTGATgaaggtctctctctcttttgctcTCTATCTCTGTCTCTCCAGTCTGTTTCTCCTGTTTTTCTGATGCTTTTGGCAAAAtgggttttgatttatgtgcatGTTACATGTGAATGTGTGTGTGAGATGTCTACTATTTAAGGCTACGAGGGTCTTTACCCTTCGCTCTTACATCAACTGTTTGTTGTTTCTTTAGGTTGTGTTGTCTCTTCCTCTAGCTCTTCGAGTCTTCGTTTTCACACGGGTCTTTTGCTTTACTGCTTGTTCTCTGCCTAGCTAATATTTCATTCGGCTAGTAATTAACTAATAAAGTTAAAGTCTTTAGCATGATTACATCTTATCAACATGGTTACATTTGGCTAGTAACTAGTAAATCTAAACTCTTTCTTACTTGAGAAACTAGCTACCATATGTCTTATTGATATTGTTGATAGAGTATGCTAAATCCATCCTTACAGAAAattaaatgaatttaatttGCATCATTGTAATGTACTAATGTCTAGGCTCTTTGCATCTTTAATGATGATGGGTCTCTTCTTTAGTGGCCTTGTGGTAGCTATATTGACATATGATATTCATCACTTGTTGGTACGTGTATAGTCTTGATTTTAAAGTTTGATACAAACCTCATTGCCATTATTGTGGCAGCTTGTAGCTGCTAACACCATCTCTAGCGTTTaggtatatatacacatttagagctcttttgagaaaaaaaaaaaagatctgacTTGAACAGTTTTGATTGTAGACAAGTTAACACCAGCTGCGTTTGAGAAGCATTCTGGCAGAGAAACGGCTAAGAAATGGAAGAACAATGTGTGGGTTATCAATGGAGGCGAAAAGGTTCCATTATCAAAGACAGTATTGCTCAAATACTACAACGAAGCATTAAAGAAGTGCAATAGATCAAACAGATCACAAGGCAGCAAAGTATTACATAGAGATGAGTTTGTTGGATGCATCGAATGTGGTAAGGAGAGGAGGTTCAGGTTGAGGAGCAGAGACGAATGCCTCTTGCACCACAACGCAATGGTGGATCCAAACTGGAAATGCTCAGACTTTCCATATGACAAGTAGGTGTCATTTTTGGTCATTGTGTTTATCacgcaaaaatgaaatggtaatATATTATCAATGGTGGTTGCAGGATAACATGTGAGGCAGAGGAAGAGAGAGGAAGCAGGAAAGTGTATAGAGGTTGCACACGTTCACCAACTTGCAAAGGCTGCACTTCTTGCGTCTGCTTTGGCTGCGAGTTATGCCGTTTCCCTGATTGTACTTGCCAGATGTGTGTTGACTTCACCAGCAATGTCAAAGCTTGAAGAAGAGTCCactaaataaaattgttttgcATTTAAAACCTTGTTGTATTCTTAATTTCCAAAACTCTTATATCTATTCTATATTATCTGATGGGTCATTGAATGAAGCAATTgaaaaggttaaaaaaaaaaaaaagtggatttcCTAGAAGAACATGCAGACGGACGAGCATGCTTTAGTTAGTGCATGTCTTTCATTTTGTATGGGCTAGTGGcgaaggagaaaaaaaaaactttttgattAAAGTATTTCTTTATTTCGTTAGCTGTTGACAGCTTTGAGATGTCAATGGCAATCCTACCACGGTCTTGTAATATAGGAGATGGGACAAGGGGAAAGAGATTGTATTTCTTCTTATTACCCAAAAAGCCCTGAGCTCGTATTAGAACACTGTTGAAATGGTATCACCAAGACGATGCATCATGCATACTTTTATCATACTAATCAAAGGTTTTGTTTTTAACTTGAACACAAAGACCCAAGTGAGGTAATGAGAATAGAGTCCTCATGGTGTAGTCGTCTTTATAAACCTCTTTCAATAGAGTCATCCTATATAAAAGGGCGAGCGAATAAAGTAGGATGATGCAGTAACTATATTCAACCAAATGTACATTCGAATGCGTCTACAATCATATGAATCAATCTACTCGATTACATAACATGTTCCTCTCTTACGTAAGAAAATATACAGATGACATGCATGTTCTTATTACAattttcatggttcatgagggATCTCCAGATGACTAACAATTCATCATGTACTACTATGATAACAAAACATCCATCTTCCTAATGTTTAAACCTTTCAAGTTTTAATATAAActatacaatttatttattgaccaacagaaaaaaaaaatactaaacaaatCATGTATTGGGCCGTAAAGGTAAAGCCCAATATGTTTTAACGGCCCAGTGTTGTTAACTCTTGCTTAAGGGCTATTCGTCTGTTCTTTGGAAATTCTCCAGGACGAGACGATGACGATGACGTCCTACGCTCTCTCTTCATCTTCCTTCTGCCGCAATTCTCGCATCCCTGCTATCAGTTCATCCTCTCTCTCCCGTATTCCTCATCTTAATGTCAGTAACAAGCTCACACTTTCTCCACCGCAGTTTCTGAACGCCGGCGTGAGCCTCTGCGGTTTATCGGTTCCGGGGAAGTTCCCGAGTGTAAGAGCACTTAGGGTAAAGTGCGAGAAAGAGGATACAATAAAGGGTGAGACAGAGGATGAGGCGGAGCGATTCGCGAGGCGAGAAAGCACTATGCCTGATAGATTCAGACATTTGACCAAAGAAGCACCCGACACTCCTGTTAGATGGCCCTGGTTTATCGGTACGTCACCGTTTTGAGTTCCCTTGAATTTGTAATCTGAACTAGTAGTAATGTAGTGATTTGAAATTGTTTGAGTTGTGCGTAGACCTTGTTTGGTAGCTAGACTAGTGGAACAGTGTTCTAAAAAATTGGTTTAGACggcaaaaactattttttgagcaacttttaaaaaaatcagtttgGTCTATGAGTCCGACTAATCAATAATCCTCTATAAAGCGCGTTTCTTGAACATTGTCTAATACAATATTCGGACAGATGAGGTTAACGTTTTGATGTT of the Brassica rapa cultivar Chiifu-401-42 chromosome A03, CAAS_Brap_v3.01, whole genome shotgun sequence genome contains:
- the LOC103861814 gene encoding protein ULTRAPETALA 1, coding for MTLGLERVSEYLTDIDVNDVVTWLLLQEMSGVNVGGGYVEVMCGCTSHRYGDAIAKLRVFPNGNLEITCECTPGCDEDKLTPAAFEKHSGRETAKKWKNNVWVINGGEKVPLSKTVLLKYYNEALKKCNRSNRSQGSKVLHRDEFVGCIECGKERRFRLRSRDECLLHHNAMVDPNWKCSDFPYDKITCEAEEERGSRKVYRGCTRSPTCKGCTSCVCFGCELCRFPDCTCQMCVDFTSNVKA